A genomic region of uncultured Roseibium sp. contains the following coding sequences:
- a CDS encoding S8 family serine peptidase: MRDWIALAIEHACTNPDMAGLDIQDALPGSWLLEDVRQPSPEMPARVSMRFALPGGDELTLESRFVNGVLRQFRASVAVQNGQTLKPRFLAIADGSCTVRSAREIRDGKEPWIFLDQLDGDLQTLRWTETLQAPWPSGQNAGGVRIGLVDSGLAYDLPLFRDRLARDPGGVPLGYDFWDLDPLPYDGDTSRGAFLPIRHGTAVASIIAREAPEAALVPYRYPRPDMSRMEELVKHALKNDIKILAMPLGSRKPADWEAFAAALKDQDILAIVSAGNDGRDIDADPVYPAGLDLDNILTVTSADAFGRLARGSNWGAKSVDLMLPAENMDVTDFRGASGVASGSSYAVPRLAALAARLLAEDPDLTALQLKARILERAVPSPFQKDRLVSSGWIPDPEAD; the protein is encoded by the coding sequence ATGCGCGACTGGATTGCCCTCGCAATCGAACATGCCTGCACCAACCCGGACATGGCAGGACTGGATATTCAAGACGCCCTGCCCGGCAGCTGGTTGCTGGAAGACGTGCGCCAACCGTCTCCGGAAATGCCTGCTCGGGTGTCGATGCGCTTTGCCTTGCCGGGAGGCGACGAACTCACGCTTGAATCGCGTTTTGTGAACGGCGTCCTGCGGCAGTTCCGTGCCTCGGTGGCGGTGCAGAACGGTCAGACCCTCAAGCCACGCTTCCTGGCCATCGCCGATGGCAGCTGCACAGTCCGCTCGGCGCGTGAAATCCGCGACGGCAAGGAACCCTGGATTTTCCTCGATCAACTGGACGGAGACCTCCAGACGCTGCGATGGACGGAAACGCTGCAGGCGCCATGGCCGTCCGGTCAAAATGCCGGCGGTGTGCGCATCGGGCTGGTGGATTCAGGTCTGGCCTACGATCTGCCGCTCTTCCGAGACCGGCTTGCGCGCGACCCGGGCGGTGTACCGCTTGGATATGATTTCTGGGACCTGGATCCCTTGCCCTATGACGGCGACACGTCACGCGGGGCTTTTCTGCCGATCCGTCACGGAACTGCAGTCGCGTCGATCATCGCCCGCGAAGCCCCCGAAGCAGCTCTTGTTCCCTATCGCTATCCGAGACCCGACATGAGCCGAATGGAAGAGCTTGTGAAGCACGCTCTCAAAAACGATATCAAGATCCTGGCAATGCCGCTTGGCAGCCGGAAACCGGCCGATTGGGAGGCTTTTGCCGCAGCGCTCAAGGATCAGGATATCCTGGCGATCGTGTCTGCGGGAAATGACGGACGCGACATTGACGCCGATCCTGTCTATCCGGCAGGTCTCGACCTCGACAACATACTCACGGTGACGTCGGCAGACGCCTTCGGGCGCCTGGCGCGTGGCTCCAACTGGGGCGCCAAGAGCGTCGACCTGATGCTGCCCGCTGAAAACATGGACGTAACAGATTTTCGCGGTGCATCTGGCGTTGCTTCCGGCTCCAGCTATGCCGTGCCGCGTCTTGCCGCCCTTGCCGCCCGTCTGCTGGCAGAGGATCCGGATCTGACGGCGTTGCAGTTGAAAGCCAGGATCCTCGAACGTGCGGTCCCGTCGCCGTTCCAGAAAGACAGGCTTGTGTCGTCCGGGTGGATTCCCGACCCGGAAGCTGACTGA
- a CDS encoding DUF4440 domain-containing protein, producing the protein MSGKQEFQSLFDAYAGCYRAGDAAGCAAFFSPGAELFSPYGPPAAGRAAIEAAHLEWFDEDAVNKEIEVTSAGRSGDLGWCLAHYSEGDEGQGTSLNVLQRQAGGNWLILRCSLNEILVAGPIVS; encoded by the coding sequence ATGTCCGGCAAACAGGAATTCCAGTCATTGTTCGACGCCTATGCCGGTTGCTATCGCGCCGGAGATGCTGCCGGATGTGCGGCCTTCTTTTCACCCGGCGCGGAACTTTTCTCACCCTACGGTCCACCGGCGGCTGGGCGGGCGGCGATCGAGGCAGCTCATCTGGAGTGGTTTGACGAGGACGCCGTCAACAAGGAAATCGAAGTGACGAGTGCCGGGAGGTCAGGCGACCTTGGCTGGTGTCTCGCGCATTACAGCGAAGGGGACGAAGGCCAGGGCACGTCCTTGAATGTGCTGCAGCGCCAGGCCGGCGGAAACTGGCTGATCCTGCGCTGCAGTCTGAATGAAATCCTGGTGGCGGGGCCGATTGTATCCTGA
- a CDS encoding TAXI family TRAP transporter solute-binding subunit — MRKLALAASAAMIWAASAQAQDTLKMATIAPSLGQAITMATFANIVTDNLDDVEIEVSGGGAATLHMMEVARGNLDMSMTSPVIYNLMSAGKAMYAKEPDAPELAKNYRLLMWFPYGQYHFAVRGDSDIQVLDDIEGASVFLGPQGGGAYNAARGWVEATTGLVVGEDYDAIKANWQTGFQAFLDGKIDVYVNGCLDPCGQFIQFTETENLRFIGPESDEGEEVDKWLGKWRYRAEVPAGMYDGQINEDPVMSFDTAVGIGVRADLDEETVYKITKTFWDNLEQVTSEAPWAEALDVKFAASKRGLMELHPGAERYYREVGAAE, encoded by the coding sequence ATGCGGAAACTGGCACTGGCTGCAAGCGCAGCCATGATCTGGGCGGCATCGGCCCAGGCTCAGGACACACTCAAGATGGCAACGATCGCGCCGAGCCTCGGCCAGGCGATCACCATGGCGACCTTCGCCAATATCGTCACCGACAATCTCGATGATGTCGAAATCGAGGTCTCCGGCGGCGGCGCGGCGACGCTGCATATGATGGAAGTGGCGCGCGGCAATCTCGACATGTCGATGACCAGCCCGGTGATCTACAACCTGATGTCCGCCGGCAAGGCGATGTATGCCAAGGAGCCGGACGCTCCCGAGCTTGCCAAGAACTACCGGCTGCTGATGTGGTTCCCCTACGGCCAGTATCATTTCGCGGTCCGGGGCGACAGCGACATCCAGGTGCTGGACGACATCGAGGGCGCGTCCGTGTTTCTCGGGCCCCAGGGCGGCGGTGCCTACAACGCCGCGCGCGGCTGGGTCGAGGCCACCACCGGTCTCGTCGTCGGCGAGGACTACGACGCCATCAAGGCCAACTGGCAGACCGGGTTCCAGGCGTTTCTCGACGGCAAGATCGACGTCTACGTGAACGGTTGCCTTGATCCGTGCGGCCAGTTCATCCAGTTCACCGAAACGGAGAATCTGCGCTTCATCGGTCCGGAGAGCGATGAAGGCGAGGAGGTCGACAAGTGGCTCGGCAAGTGGCGCTACCGTGCCGAAGTTCCGGCGGGCATGTATGACGGCCAGATCAACGAGGACCCGGTGATGTCCTTCGACACCGCCGTTGGCATCGGCGTGCGCGCTGACCTTGACGAGGAAACCGTCTACAAGATCACCAAGACCTTTTGGGACAATCTGGAACAGGTGACCTCCGAGGCGCCCTGGGCCGAGGCGCTGGACGTGAAGTTCGCGGCATCCAAGCGCGGCCTGATGGAGCTGCATCCCGGCGCCGAGCGCTACTACCGCGAAGTCGGCGCGGCGGAGTGA
- a CDS encoding sugar transferase, whose translation MTDNVYGFHNTDLADAISTAAPSPTSHLLKRSLDLFGSVCGILLLLPLFAILAAVIKATSKGPVFFKQDRHGLDGKTFKAYKFRSMYVDHCDQSGVQQTVKDDPRITPIGRFLRKSNFDELPQLLNVLKGEMSLVGPRPHVPGMLANGVPYEQFDPRYQSRHRVKPE comes from the coding sequence ATGACAGACAATGTTTATGGCTTTCATAACACAGACTTGGCTGATGCTATTTCTACAGCAGCGCCTTCTCCAACCTCTCACCTTTTGAAGCGTAGTCTGGACCTGTTTGGGTCAGTCTGCGGCATTTTGCTTTTGCTGCCGCTGTTCGCCATTCTCGCGGCCGTGATCAAGGCCACCAGCAAAGGACCGGTTTTCTTCAAACAAGACCGTCACGGTCTCGATGGGAAGACGTTCAAGGCTTACAAGTTCAGGTCGATGTACGTTGACCACTGCGATCAATCAGGGGTCCAGCAGACCGTCAAGGACGATCCGCGCATCACTCCGATCGGGCGTTTCCTGCGGAAAAGCAATTTCGACGAATTGCCGCAATTGCTGAATGTGCTCAAGGGTGAAATGTCGCTTGTGGGACCACGCCCGCATGTGCCCGGGATGCTTGCCAATGGTGTGCCCTACGAGCAATTCGACCCGCGCTACCAGTCGCGCCATCGTGTGAAACCGGAATAA
- the rfbC gene encoding dTDP-4-dehydrorhamnose 3,5-epimerase, giving the protein MIVEKTGLSGVLLITPKRFGDDRGFFSESWSKRAFSEIGIDIDFVQDNHSLSATTGTVRGLHFQAPPHAQAKLVRCGRGRIFDVAVDIRRGSPTYGNWFGTDLSFENGRQLLVPAGFLHGFMTLEPDSEIVYKCSDFYAPDCDGAVRWDSCGIDWPLAGIEPVLSEKDAAAPALAAFETPFEY; this is encoded by the coding sequence ATGATTGTCGAAAAAACCGGCTTGTCCGGTGTTTTGTTAATTACACCCAAGCGGTTTGGGGACGACCGCGGGTTTTTTTCCGAGAGTTGGAGCAAGCGCGCATTTTCGGAGATCGGTATTGATATTGACTTCGTACAGGACAATCATTCCCTTAGCGCCACAACAGGAACGGTGAGGGGGCTTCATTTTCAGGCCCCGCCGCATGCACAGGCAAAACTCGTCAGGTGCGGACGCGGCCGGATTTTTGATGTCGCGGTCGATATCCGTCGTGGGTCTCCAACCTACGGAAATTGGTTTGGGACGGACCTCAGTTTCGAAAACGGCAGGCAACTGCTTGTACCGGCCGGATTCCTGCACGGGTTCATGACACTCGAACCGGATAGCGAGATCGTGTACAAGTGCTCCGACTTTTATGCGCCCGACTGTGACGGCGCTGTCCGTTGGGACAGTTGCGGGATCGACTGGCCGCTGGCAGGCATCGAACCGGTTCTGTCTGAAAAGGACGCGGCCGCACCAGCGCTTGCTGCATTTGAAACACCATTTGAATATTGA
- a CDS encoding trypsin-like peptidase domain-containing protein, translated as MKLICRLSTLAGLLAMVVAGSLPVHASPEEALDHVVSVLPVWPGKPQGGAGTRTGAAPEGSGVVIRPDVIATAFHVVEPAERIDVRLSDGRILPARLIAGDAASDIALLSVDAGLAPIEFGPDPGLAQPACAIGNAFGLGLSITCGVVSAKAVTNAGFNAVEDFIQTDAAINPGASGGALIGPDGRLIGLVSAIFASGADANIGVNFAVSNALLLRVTDALLSSGSVDYVKAGWRLGLADRVRLAEVAAPEVQFVQPGGVAASAGIEAGDLILQIGERQTRTPRDAVTALALLPADTVSVPVVLQRRGDRLTVSLSFGAKPDADLSVSGAPDPECPHPEPVCRQRQAVLPVSSFDPVASATRIASDLLVTNRHVVGDRQEATVYTPSGPRTANVVPSAYGGDLVLLKVEGLPTDGAVLEPAAERGEADLYFAVGADVARREIRVFEPGELIMLPAEGAELGRLHVRAQMQPGVSGGALVDEDGRLRGIAVGGGEKRFEAIPVSAVEELLRLRDDPEAERITRRLGINFAACDAAIAGTADAQGAAGQADQLPQACARSSNHGQLLEAGRLLAQSGEFDAAAALHRQAVEQVPNSINSRVSLLVSLQLGARFEEMTEHARWLMEAAPDDPQALRFAIQSGVWGGDPALAEAGYQALLKADPRQAQAARRFIDAAPPRPERR; from the coding sequence ATGAAACTGATTTGCCGTCTTTCGACACTCGCCGGCCTGCTGGCCATGGTGGTCGCAGGCTCCCTCCCGGTTCACGCATCGCCGGAAGAAGCGTTGGACCATGTCGTGTCGGTTCTTCCCGTATGGCCTGGCAAGCCGCAGGGCGGAGCCGGAACGCGCACCGGGGCTGCGCCTGAAGGCAGTGGCGTGGTCATCCGGCCGGACGTGATCGCGACCGCCTTTCATGTCGTTGAACCGGCAGAGCGTATCGACGTGCGCCTGTCCGACGGCCGGATTCTGCCGGCGCGGCTCATCGCCGGCGACGCGGCAAGTGACATCGCGCTTCTGAGCGTGGACGCCGGCCTCGCACCTATCGAATTCGGTCCGGACCCCGGCCTGGCCCAGCCTGCCTGCGCGATCGGCAACGCGTTCGGTCTCGGGCTCTCGATCACATGCGGTGTCGTTTCGGCAAAGGCGGTGACCAATGCGGGCTTCAACGCCGTGGAGGACTTCATTCAGACGGATGCAGCGATTAATCCGGGAGCCTCGGGCGGTGCCTTGATCGGTCCGGACGGGCGGCTGATTGGTCTCGTGTCAGCCATTTTCGCCTCCGGCGCGGACGCGAATATCGGTGTCAATTTTGCCGTTTCCAACGCGTTGCTCCTTCGCGTGACGGATGCACTGCTTTCGTCGGGATCGGTTGACTACGTGAAGGCGGGATGGCGTCTCGGACTTGCCGACCGTGTCAGGCTGGCCGAGGTTGCGGCGCCGGAAGTGCAGTTTGTCCAGCCGGGAGGGGTTGCGGCCTCGGCGGGCATCGAGGCCGGCGATCTCATCCTGCAGATCGGTGAGCGGCAGACACGCACGCCTCGGGACGCCGTCACCGCTTTGGCGCTGCTTCCCGCTGATACCGTAAGCGTTCCTGTGGTTCTGCAAAGGAGAGGGGACCGGCTCACCGTCAGTCTGTCGTTCGGCGCCAAGCCGGACGCGGACCTGTCTGTCTCCGGTGCGCCCGATCCGGAGTGTCCGCATCCAGAGCCTGTCTGCCGGCAGCGCCAGGCCGTTTTGCCCGTCTCTTCCTTCGATCCGGTCGCGAGCGCGACACGGATCGCAAGTGACCTTCTTGTCACCAACAGGCACGTGGTCGGGGACCGGCAGGAGGCGACGGTCTACACGCCCTCCGGACCCAGGACGGCGAACGTCGTGCCCTCTGCCTATGGCGGCGATCTCGTTTTGCTGAAGGTGGAGGGTTTGCCCACTGATGGCGCGGTGCTTGAACCCGCTGCAGAACGCGGCGAGGCGGATCTATATTTTGCGGTTGGCGCGGATGTCGCGCGCCGGGAGATCCGGGTGTTCGAACCGGGTGAACTGATCATGCTCCCTGCGGAAGGGGCGGAGCTCGGGCGCTTGCACGTGAGGGCGCAAATGCAGCCAGGTGTGAGTGGCGGCGCTCTTGTGGATGAAGACGGGCGCCTGAGGGGGATCGCCGTTGGCGGGGGCGAAAAACGCTTCGAAGCGATCCCGGTTTCTGCTGTCGAAGAGCTGTTGAGGCTGCGCGATGATCCCGAGGCGGAGCGGATTACCAGACGGCTCGGGATCAACTTCGCCGCTTGTGACGCGGCGATCGCGGGCACGGCAGACGCTCAAGGCGCCGCTGGACAAGCGGATCAGCTGCCGCAAGCCTGCGCACGGTCCTCAAATCATGGCCAGCTTCTGGAAGCCGGGCGCTTGCTGGCCCAGTCCGGTGAGTTCGACGCGGCAGCGGCGTTGCACCGGCAGGCGGTCGAACAGGTGCCAAACTCGATCAATTCGAGAGTGTCCCTGCTTGTTTCGCTGCAGTTGGGCGCGCGGTTCGAAGAGATGACGGAACACGCCCGATGGTTGATGGAGGCCGCACCCGACGATCCGCAAGCGCTGCGTTTTGCCATCCAGTCCGGTGTCTGGGGCGGTGATCCTGCACTTGCCGAGGCGGGATACCAGGCGCTTCTGAAGGCGGATCCCCGGCAGGCGCAGGCTGCAAGGCGTTTTATTGATGCCGCACCCCCCAGACCGGAGCGCCGCTGA
- a CDS encoding sugar transferase encodes MRPALPVAPSCETGITGLAQVNGFRGETKTAHAASMRLYYDLKYIEVRSIFLDVKIIVNTVVQEFFGGKGY; translated from the coding sequence ATTCGACCCGCGCTACCAGTCGCGCCATCGTGTGAAACCGGAATAACCGGACTCGCTCAGGTCAACGGCTTTCGTGGCGAGACAAAAACCGCTCATGCGGCCTCCATGCGGCTTTATTACGATCTTAAATATATCGAGGTTCGGTCAATTTTTCTGGACGTGAAGATTATCGTGAACACGGTGGTCCAGGAATTCTTTGGCGGCAAAGGGTATTGA
- the rfbD gene encoding dTDP-4-dehydrorhamnose reductase, whose product MMLVFGSSGQVATELRERLPDAVFLGREQADLSVHTDIGGIIGEIGPEAIINAAAYTAVDRAEEEETLALKVNAQAPAEMAKAAARLRIPLVHISTDYVFDGSGEEAFAPDAEPAPLGAYGRTKLKGEEAIEAAASVYAILRTSWVFSAHGSNFLKTMLRLSETRDHLTIVADQIGGPTPASAIADACVKIARSLAEEPAKAGTYHFSGTPEVSWADFAREIFRQAGRTVTVEDIPTSAYPTPAERPLNSRLDCGSLSEFGLNRPDWKDGVADTLAKLGVTS is encoded by the coding sequence ATGATGCTTGTTTTTGGTTCCTCCGGGCAGGTGGCAACCGAACTCCGGGAAAGGTTGCCGGACGCCGTCTTCCTCGGACGGGAGCAGGCGGATCTGTCGGTGCACACGGACATTGGCGGGATCATCGGGGAAATAGGCCCGGAGGCGATCATCAACGCGGCGGCATATACGGCGGTTGACAGAGCGGAAGAGGAAGAAACTCTGGCGCTGAAGGTGAATGCGCAGGCGCCCGCCGAGATGGCGAAGGCAGCGGCCAGGCTACGTATCCCGCTGGTTCACATTTCCACCGACTATGTGTTTGACGGCAGCGGTGAGGAGGCGTTTGCGCCTGATGCGGAACCCGCGCCGCTCGGAGCCTATGGACGCACCAAGCTGAAAGGCGAGGAGGCAATCGAGGCCGCAGCGTCGGTCTACGCCATCTTGCGCACCAGTTGGGTGTTTTCGGCCCATGGCTCGAATTTCCTGAAGACAATGCTGCGCCTTTCGGAAACACGGGATCATCTGACGATCGTTGCCGATCAGATTGGAGGCCCGACACCGGCATCTGCAATCGCGGACGCTTGTGTGAAAATTGCCCGATCCTTGGCGGAGGAGCCCGCGAAAGCCGGAACGTACCATTTTTCCGGTACGCCGGAGGTCAGTTGGGCGGACTTTGCGCGTGAGATCTTCAGGCAGGCTGGCCGAACGGTCACCGTCGAGGATATTCCGACATCAGCTTATCCGACACCGGCGGAACGGCCGCTCAATTCGCGTCTGGATTGCGGGTCGTTGTCCGAATTCGGACTGAACCGTCCTGACTGGAAAGACGGCGTGGCAGACACTTTGGCAAAACTGGGTGTGACTTCATGA
- the rfbB gene encoding dTDP-glucose 4,6-dehydratase has product MKILVTGGAGFIGSAVIRLAVQRGLNVVNLDALTYAACLDNVASVADSPLYAFEQADIRDRQALKRVFAEHRPDAVMHLAAESHVDRSIDGPSDFIETNITGTFNMLEASRTYWQEAGKPEAFRFHQISTDEVFGSLGETGLFTETTAYDPRSPYSASKAASDHLVRAWHETYGLPIVLTNCSNNYGPYHFPEKLIPVVILNALAGKPIPVYGKGENVRDWLYVEDHADALLLVLQKGTAGRSYNVGGENERRNIDLVRTICSLLDQKRPRAQGSYSEQITFVTDRPGHDMRYAIDPARIREELGWKPSVNVEEGLEKTVQWYLDNESWWRALQDRKGVGERLGVAAGARA; this is encoded by the coding sequence ATGAAGATTCTTGTCACGGGCGGAGCGGGCTTCATTGGCTCGGCTGTAATCCGACTTGCCGTTCAGCGCGGTCTGAACGTTGTCAATCTTGACGCTCTTACCTACGCGGCGTGTCTGGACAATGTTGCCTCGGTTGCCGACAGCCCTCTTTATGCGTTCGAGCAGGCTGACATTCGCGACAGGCAGGCCCTGAAGCGGGTCTTCGCCGAGCACCGTCCTGACGCGGTCATGCACCTGGCTGCCGAGAGTCACGTGGACAGGTCCATCGACGGCCCTTCCGACTTCATCGAAACCAATATCACCGGCACCTTCAACATGCTCGAGGCATCTCGGACATATTGGCAGGAGGCGGGCAAACCGGAAGCGTTCCGGTTCCACCAGATTTCGACCGATGAAGTTTTCGGCTCGCTCGGGGAGACTGGTCTTTTCACCGAGACGACGGCATATGATCCGCGCAGTCCCTATTCGGCGTCGAAGGCGGCATCCGATCACCTCGTGCGGGCATGGCACGAAACCTACGGGCTTCCGATTGTCCTGACCAACTGCTCGAACAACTACGGACCGTATCACTTCCCTGAAAAGCTCATCCCCGTCGTCATTCTCAACGCGCTCGCCGGCAAGCCGATCCCTGTATACGGCAAGGGCGAAAATGTGCGCGACTGGCTTTATGTCGAGGATCACGCCGATGCGCTTCTCCTGGTCCTGCAGAAGGGTACTGCCGGCCGCAGCTACAATGTCGGCGGCGAAAATGAGCGCAGGAACATCGATCTTGTAAGAACCATCTGCAGCCTGCTCGATCAAAAACGTCCGAGGGCGCAAGGGTCCTATTCCGAACAGATAACCTTTGTAACGGACAGACCCGGCCACGATATGCGCTATGCCATCGACCCGGCGCGCATTCGCGAAGAACTCGGCTGGAAACCCAGTGTCAATGTCGAGGAAGGTCTGGAGAAGACCGTGCAGTGGTATCTCGACAACGAGAGCTGGTGGCGGGCCTTGCAGGACCGCAAGGGTGTCGGCGAGCGGCTCGGTGTCGCCGCAGGTGCCAGGGCATGA
- a CDS encoding TRAP transporter fused permease subunit translates to MTPIRFEQRVADLLAFLFAMVILVYAASGPLSELVRWVIEATTPGFDELSRRQQRLLMREHWLGGSFRSFERTFLLPTGLILGLPILFSFAVSFLNLPGTRSWLRWALAALSTVVFCIWVANLFAVDGGALPSAQPLDFVLFPIATALVLYLTWRGFGGFIVGFCLFWIIYFFVRGWLPDWTGILAGSEATLAQSMRSMVLNFWSQTGGMFGQPLQVVSGNVLIFIVFGAVLMASGAGDLLMKIANRLTGGLTGGAAHAAVASSALFGTLSGAAISNVVSTGVMTIPVIKRSGFRPAFAAAVEAAASTGGQVMPPVMGVVAFFVAGQIGLEYRYIVVAAIIPAIFFYLGTFLTVYFEARRQGVGPLPAEERPALTGVERVQCLVFVLPLGVLSYFLFAQPSVPKAGFYGFIVALVSALVLFRGFRTPEKLYKAFVSAGRMSASIIVIVTAIGLIVGLIQVSGFSGRLSLLLAQLAGGPLFATLVVVALGAIVLGMGLPPGATYFIIVIALSSGIDAVGIAPLTLHLFVVFFAVISTVTPPVALAAFAAAPIAGADPVRTGFQAARLALAGFIIPFVFVYHPAVLYKLQVLFGWFGGEVPTSKAMIDIATVSWFDLGWILVAFALSMWLLTSALTGFEKNRLNAIERILRVTAGGALLIPDMLIAGPALAAGIGLVVGHRFLGGDPSPVDAKSA, encoded by the coding sequence ATGACACCGATCCGGTTCGAGCAGCGCGTTGCCGATCTCCTGGCCTTCCTGTTTGCCATGGTCATCCTTGTCTACGCCGCATCCGGACCGCTGTCCGAACTCGTGCGCTGGGTCATCGAGGCCACGACTCCCGGCTTCGACGAACTGTCACGGCGCCAGCAACGGCTTTTGATGCGCGAGCACTGGCTCGGGGGCTCCTTCAGGTCGTTCGAGCGGACGTTTCTCCTGCCGACGGGCCTGATCCTGGGGCTGCCGATCCTGTTCTCCTTCGCGGTCTCCTTTCTCAATCTGCCTGGAACGCGGTCCTGGCTAAGATGGGCGCTGGCAGCGCTGTCGACGGTTGTGTTCTGCATCTGGGTCGCAAACCTCTTTGCCGTTGACGGCGGCGCCCTGCCGTCGGCGCAGCCGCTCGATTTCGTGCTCTTCCCGATCGCGACTGCGCTGGTTCTCTATCTGACATGGCGCGGCTTCGGTGGTTTCATCGTCGGCTTCTGCCTCTTCTGGATCATCTATTTCTTCGTCCGCGGCTGGCTGCCGGACTGGACCGGCATTCTTGCCGGCTCGGAGGCGACACTGGCGCAAAGCATGCGCTCCATGGTGCTGAATTTCTGGTCGCAGACCGGCGGCATGTTCGGTCAGCCGCTTCAGGTCGTCTCGGGCAACGTCTTGATCTTCATCGTGTTCGGCGCGGTTCTCATGGCGAGCGGGGCAGGAGATCTCCTGATGAAGATCGCCAACAGGCTGACCGGTGGACTGACCGGGGGCGCCGCCCATGCAGCTGTCGCCAGTTCCGCGTTGTTCGGGACCCTGAGCGGGGCGGCGATCTCCAATGTCGTCTCGACCGGTGTCATGACCATTCCGGTGATCAAGCGCTCCGGATTCCGTCCGGCCTTTGCCGCTGCTGTGGAAGCGGCCGCCTCCACCGGCGGGCAGGTGATGCCGCCGGTCATGGGTGTCGTGGCGTTCTTCGTGGCCGGTCAGATCGGCCTGGAATACCGCTACATCGTCGTTGCGGCGATCATTCCGGCGATCTTCTTCTATCTCGGCACGTTCCTGACGGTCTATTTCGAGGCGCGCCGCCAGGGTGTCGGTCCTCTGCCGGCGGAAGAACGCCCGGCCCTGACGGGTGTTGAACGGGTGCAGTGCCTTGTATTCGTCCTGCCGCTGGGCGTCCTGAGCTATTTCCTGTTTGCGCAGCCTTCGGTGCCGAAGGCCGGCTTCTACGGCTTCATCGTCGCCCTTGTCAGCGCGCTGGTTCTGTTCCGCGGTTTCCGGACGCCGGAAAAGCTCTACAAGGCCTTTGTCAGCGCCGGGCGCATGTCCGCGTCGATCATCGTGATCGTCACCGCGATCGGCCTGATTGTCGGCCTGATCCAGGTGTCCGGTTTCAGCGGCCGCCTGTCCCTGTTGCTGGCACAGCTGGCCGGAGGCCCCTTGTTCGCGACGCTTGTTGTCGTTGCTCTTGGTGCGATCGTCCTCGGCATGGGACTGCCGCCGGGAGCGACCTATTTCATCATCGTCATCGCGCTCAGCTCCGGCATCGATGCCGTCGGTATCGCGCCCCTGACCCTGCATCTCTTCGTCGTCTTCTTTGCCGTGATATCAACCGTGACGCCACCGGTCGCTCTCGCCGCATTTGCGGCGGCACCGATTGCAGGGGCAGACCCGGTGCGTACGGGGTTTCAGGCAGCAAGGCTTGCGCTGGCGGGCTTCATCATTCCCTTCGTTTTCGTCTATCACCCGGCTGTTCTCTACAAGCTCCAGGTTCTGTTCGGATGGTTTGGCGGCGAGGTGCCGACATCGAAGGCAATGATCGATATCGCGACAGTGAGCTGGTTCGATCTCGGCTGGATCCTGGTGGCCTTTGCCCTTTCCATGTGGCTTTTGACATCGGCGCTGACCGGCTTTGAGAAGAACAGGCTCAATGCAATCGAACGCATCCTGAGGGTCACGGCGGGAGGTGCGCTTCTGATTCCGGACATGTTGATTGCCGGACCGGCGCTTGCCGCCGGGATCGGTCTTGTTGTCGGACACAGGTTCCTGGGGGGAGATCCGTCACCGGTCGATGCAAAATCGGCCTGA